The Enterobacter asburiae genomic sequence CTGCGGGACGCGCGCCCAGTGCGCCTGCGGCACCGGCCAGGCCGAACAGGCCAATCACCCCTTCGGAATAGTTGAACGGCGGCGCGGCCAGCAGAAACGCCATCGACGTCCAGAGAATGCTGAAGTTAGCGAAGGTGAAACAGCCCAGCAGGGCGCGGGTGCGCAGAAGCTTGTCCTGAGTAAACAGGCTGAAAACGGAGGCCAGCAGCTGAGGATAGTTCAGGTGATTTTCCTGCTTCACCTTTGGCAGCCCGCGCCACAGCGCCAGCGCCATGATGACCATCAGCACGCTCGCCACCCAGTATACGGTGCGCCAGCCGCCGAGGCTTGCCAGCAGCCCTGCAACGGTACGCGCCAGCAAAATCCCCAGCAGCAGGCCGCTCATGATGGTGCCCACCACCTTGCCGCGTTTTTCCGGAGAGGCGAGGGTCGCGGCGAGCGGGACCAGGATTTGCGCCACCACGGAGAACAGCCCCGTAAGCGCGGTTCCGACGATCATCATCGTCAGCGACTGGCTGCTGGCGGTGATCAGCATCCCACCGGCGGCCAGCAGGGTCATAGAAACGATCAGCATTCGGCGTTCAAACATATCGCCGAGCGGCACCAGGAACAGCAGCCCGGCGGCATAGCCTAGCTGTGCTGCGGTGACGATAAAGCCTGCGGAGCTGGCGGAGAGATTGAACGCGCGGGCGATGGTGTCGAGAAGAGGCTGCGCGTAATAGTTGCTGGCGACCGCCAGACCCGTTGCCACGGACATTAAAAGGATGAGTGCGGGGCTAAGCCCTTGAGTTGTTTTTGTCATTAGTTTCAGGAATCGTTAGTTGAGTGATTATTTTTCCGGAAACCATAATAGCTAATGATTGTGAAAGTTGGGGGATTGTTGGGTGATGTATTGTGCGGTTTAGGTGAATGGTGCGGTCTGGTGCCCTCACCCTAACCCTCTCCCACAGGGAGAGGGAACGCTAACAGAGGGCCGGGGTGAGGGAAAATGTTTTACTTCTGCGCTTCAAGCGCCTCTTTCACCCAGCCGTCAAACTGCTGCTGGTGGGCTTTGATCCAGCCGTCGACGTGGCCTTTCACATCCACTTCAGACGATTTGCCCGCATGCATCATCGCGTTCTGGGCATTGATGTCCGCCAGCGGCAGCTTCATCACCGAGAACAGCTTCGCCGCCGCCGGGTTTTTCTCCGCCCAGGCTTTGTTGGCCACGATATGCATGGTGTTCACCGGGAAGCCGTAGTTCATGCCGTTCGGCAGTTTGGTGTCGATATCCTTCTGCTCGCCCGGCAGGGAGGAGAACGGCACCTGCAGCCACACCACGTCTTTGCCCGGCTTCAGCACGTCGCTCACCCAGTACGGCGTCCAGGTGTAGTAGATCACCGGTTTACCCTCTTTGAAGCGGGCAATGGTGTCGGCCATCATCGCGGAGTAGTTGCCGTGGCTCACGTCGACCGTTTTCGCCAGATCGAACGCTTTGTTCTGGTGGTTAATCACCGCTTCACAGCCCCAGCCCGGCGAGCAGCCCATCATGTCGGCCTTGCCGTCACCGTTGGTGTCGAACAGTTTGGCGATCTTCGGATCTTTCAGCTGTTCAATGTTGGTGATGTGGTACTTATCGGCGGTTTTTTTGTCGATCAGATACCCCTGCGCTGCACCCGTCACGAAGGTGCCTTCGCGATAGAACTTCTTGTCGCCACCGGCGGCGGCATACATGTCGTCGTGCAGCGGCTGCCAGTTCACCGCGGTAAAGGTGGCGTCACCGGAGGCAATCGACGTGTAGCCTACGTTGTAGTCCACTTCGCTCGGCGTGTTAACCGTGTAGCCCAGCTTCTCCAGCGCGCGGCTGACGATCAGGGTCTGGAAGCTCTCTTCCGAAATGGTGCTCTGCACCGGCTGTACGGTAATGCCTTTGCCAGGCAGGTCAGCCGCAAACGCGCTGGTGGAGACAAGGGTGGCAAACGCTGTGGCAAAAAGTACGTTATGTCGCATCGTTGTTCCTTATTTTGATTTCGTGAAAGGGCGGGTGAGTAACCCGACAGGGCCGGTGGTATACCAGCGACTGTTGCCGCGACTGCGTGAATCACGACCTACGGCCTGGGTCAGGCGGTCAAGGATAATGGCGAGGATCACAATGCCGACGCCGCCGACGGTGGCCAGCCCCATGTCGAGACGGCCAATGCCGCGCAACACCATCTGGCCCAGTCCGCCAACGGCGATCATCGAGGCGATCACCACCATCGACAGGGCCAGCATCAGCGTCTGGTTAACGCCCGCCATGATGGTCGGCATCGCCAGAGGAAGCTGAACCTTAAACAGCATCTGGCGCGGGCTGGCGCCGAACGAGCGTGACGCTTCGATCAGGTCCGCAGGCACCTGGTTAATCCCCAAAATGGTCAGACGAATAATCGGCGGCAGGGCGAAGATAATGGTCACCACCACGCCCGGCACGTTGCCGATACCGAACAGCATCACGATAGGCACCAGATAGACGAACGCCGGGGTGGT encodes the following:
- a CDS encoding MFS transporter; translated protein: MTKTTQGLSPALILLMSVATGLAVASNYYAQPLLDTIARAFNLSASSAGFIVTAAQLGYAAGLLFLVPLGDMFERRMLIVSMTLLAAGGMLITASSQSLTMMIVGTALTGLFSVVAQILVPLAATLASPEKRGKVVGTIMSGLLLGILLARTVAGLLASLGGWRTVYWVASVLMVIMALALWRGLPKVKQENHLNYPQLLASVFSLFTQDKLLRTRALLGCFTFANFSILWTSMAFLLAAPPFNYSEGVIGLFGLAGAAGALGARPAGGLADKGKSHLTTSAGLVLLLLSWAAIWYGHISVLALIVGILVLDLTVQGVHITNQTVIYRVKPEARNRLTAGYMTSYFIGGAAGSLISASAWQHAGWSGVCAIGAIVATLNLLVWWRGYHRQDAIN
- the proX gene encoding glycine betaine/L-proline ABC transporter substrate-binding protein ProX → MRHNVLFATAFATLVSTSAFAADLPGKGITVQPVQSTISEESFQTLIVSRALEKLGYTVNTPSEVDYNVGYTSIASGDATFTAVNWQPLHDDMYAAAGGDKKFYREGTFVTGAAQGYLIDKKTADKYHITNIEQLKDPKIAKLFDTNGDGKADMMGCSPGWGCEAVINHQNKAFDLAKTVDVSHGNYSAMMADTIARFKEGKPVIYYTWTPYWVSDVLKPGKDVVWLQVPFSSLPGEQKDIDTKLPNGMNYGFPVNTMHIVANKAWAEKNPAAAKLFSVMKLPLADINAQNAMMHAGKSSEVDVKGHVDGWIKAHQQQFDGWVKEALEAQK